One window of the Acidobacteriota bacterium genome contains the following:
- a CDS encoding DUF1501 domain-containing protein, giving the protein MSPDHFGPLSNRRLFLERTAAGFGSLALAHLMASEGLTAAVPNGNGITNPLEPKGPHFPATAKHVIFLYMSGGPSQVDLFDPKPALKKWHGQQLPVSLRKNLKQAFLKPTATLMGSPREFKAHGQCGTEFSDYLPYTGAHADDICLIRTMQTDAVNHDPGELLLNAGTSILGHPTMGSWVTYGLGSESQDLPGYVVLSTGSRPSAGENNWSNGFLPSIYQGTPFMSTGDPILYLSDPPGVNSSIQRVHLDALRLLNEKRFRETGDAEIGARIASYELAFRMQMAAPELLDFSQESPKLLEEYGVNREGKRAKSYAVNCLLARRLVERGVRFVMLNHANWDFHHQIDKRLRDYCHDTDQPTAALLKDLKQRGLLEDTLVLWGGEFGRTPMGEPEIHGGDPGRDHHPTCFSMWMAGGGIRGGQVVGRSDELGLYPVEDPVHVHDLQATLLHCLGLDHTRLTYHHMGRDFRLTDVGGNVVNKLLNA; this is encoded by the coding sequence ATGAGCCCTGACCACTTTGGACCTCTGTCAAATCGGCGCCTGTTCCTGGAGCGGACGGCGGCCGGCTTCGGATCCCTCGCCTTGGCCCACCTCATGGCCAGCGAAGGACTGACCGCGGCCGTGCCCAATGGGAACGGAATAACGAATCCCCTGGAGCCCAAGGGACCTCATTTCCCGGCTACGGCCAAGCACGTGATTTTCCTCTACATGTCGGGAGGACCCAGTCAGGTCGATCTCTTTGACCCCAAACCGGCCCTGAAGAAGTGGCACGGACAGCAGTTGCCCGTTTCCCTGAGAAAAAACCTGAAGCAGGCTTTCCTGAAGCCCACGGCCACCCTCATGGGCAGCCCCCGGGAATTCAAGGCCCATGGGCAATGCGGCACCGAGTTTTCCGACTACCTTCCCTATACGGGGGCCCACGCTGACGACATCTGCCTGATTCGCACCATGCAGACCGACGCGGTGAACCACGACCCGGGCGAGCTGCTCCTCAACGCGGGCACCAGCATCCTGGGGCATCCCACCATGGGATCATGGGTGACCTACGGCCTGGGAAGCGAGTCGCAGGATCTTCCGGGCTACGTGGTGTTGAGCACGGGCAGCCGGCCCAGCGCGGGTGAGAACAACTGGTCCAACGGCTTCCTGCCTTCCATCTACCAGGGGACCCCGTTCATGAGCACCGGGGATCCCATCCTCTACCTGTCGGATCCGCCCGGCGTCAATTCCAGCATTCAGCGAGTCCACCTGGATGCGCTCCGGCTCCTGAATGAGAAACGGTTCCGGGAAACCGGCGACGCCGAGATCGGCGCCCGCATCGCCTCGTACGAACTGGCCTTCCGGATGCAGATGGCGGCCCCGGAACTGCTGGATTTCTCACAGGAGTCTCCGAAGCTGCTGGAGGAGTACGGCGTCAACCGGGAAGGCAAGCGGGCCAAGTCGTACGCGGTCAACTGCCTCCTGGCCCGAAGGCTGGTGGAGCGGGGGGTCCGGTTCGTCATGCTCAACCACGCCAACTGGGACTTCCACCACCAGATCGACAAGAGGCTGAGGGACTATTGCCACGATACGGACCAGCCCACGGCCGCGCTCCTGAAGGATCTGAAACAGCGGGGACTGCTGGAGGACACCCTGGTGTTGTGGGGCGGCGAGTTCGGCCGCACGCCCATGGGAGAGCCGGAGATCCACGGCGGAGATCCGGGACGCGACCACCATCCCACCTGCTTCAGCATGTGGATGGCCGGCGGCGGCATCCGCGGCGGACAGGTGGTGGGCCGATCCGACGAGCTGGGCCTGTATCCGGTGGAGGACCCGGTGCATGTCCACGATCTCCAGGCCACGCTCCTGCACTGCCTGGGACTGGATCACACCCGCCTCACCTACCATCACATGGGCCGCGACTTCCGGCTGACGGACGTGGGCGGCAACGTGGTGAACAAGCTGCTGAACGCCTGA
- a CDS encoding PIN domain-containing protein encodes MKSIFVDTAAWIAAADSADISGPSVREARDRWLSEGGILVTTDYVVDETLTTIRFRLGLDAAEAWWRQIEGSTRRRIESVGEARRERARSLFFGYRDKDFSFTNCCSFVVMRELRIRRVLTLDHHFRRMGFEVVP; translated from the coding sequence ATGAAGTCCATCTTCGTGGATACGGCCGCATGGATTGCTGCCGCTGACAGTGCCGATATCTCAGGCCCGTCCGTGCGGGAAGCTCGGGATCGATGGCTTTCGGAGGGCGGCATCCTGGTGACGACCGACTACGTGGTCGACGAGACGCTGACCACGATCCGGTTCCGCCTCGGCCTCGACGCCGCGGAAGCCTGGTGGCGGCAGATAGAAGGGTCGACCCGGCGTCGCATCGAGTCGGTCGGTGAAGCACGAAGAGAGCGCGCACGATCGCTGTTTTTCGGCTACCGTGACAAGGACTTCTCCTTCACCAACTGCTGCAGCTTCGTGGTCATGCGAGAACTGCGAATTCGGAGGGTCCTGACGTTGGACCATCACTTCCGGCGGATGGGCTTTGAGGTCGTTCCTTGA
- a CDS encoding putative addiction module antidote protein has protein sequence MATIKTRPWDAAEHLETEEDMAAYLEAALEDGDPGLIFAVLGDIARAKGMTTIARNAGLGRESLYKALSPDGNPRFSTVLKVVQTLGLQLHAAPARGSANR, from the coding sequence ATGGCAACGATAAAGACCCGTCCATGGGATGCGGCCGAACATCTCGAGACCGAAGAGGACATGGCCGCATATTTGGAAGCGGCGCTCGAAGATGGCGATCCTGGGTTGATATTTGCTGTATTGGGCGACATCGCGCGGGCCAAGGGAATGACCACAATCGCCCGAAACGCGGGTCTGGGGCGGGAGAGTCTTTACAAGGCGCTATCTCCTGACGGCAATCCGAGATTCTCCACCGTGCTCAAGGTCGTCCAAACGCTGGGACTCCAGCTTCACGCGGCGCCGGCTCGAGGTTCGGCCAATCGGTGA
- a CDS encoding OsmC family protein translates to MGELKLAYKARSYSTGTLGRAICSARSHHFVADDLGGEEVGAGELFFSGVAACAVNMVERIAAADETPLEWMDVSVEAYRDPDQEPGELTLYDSVRVRIEMWGVSDDDAEVLTALWKARCPLYGTVAAATPDTTVSLASHTGSRR, encoded by the coding sequence ATGGGAGAGTTGAAGCTCGCGTACAAAGCCAGAAGCTACAGCACCGGAACCCTGGGCCGGGCCATCTGCAGCGCCCGGAGCCACCATTTCGTGGCCGACGACCTGGGCGGGGAAGAGGTGGGAGCCGGCGAACTCTTCTTCTCCGGCGTCGCCGCCTGCGCCGTCAACATGGTGGAGCGAATCGCCGCGGCCGACGAGACCCCGCTGGAGTGGATGGACGTCTCGGTGGAGGCCTACCGCGACCCCGATCAGGAACCCGGTGAATTGACCCTCTACGATTCGGTCCGGGTCCGGATCGAAATGTGGGGGGTGAGCGACGACGACGCCGAAGTGCTGACGGCGCTCTGGAAGGCGCGCTGTCCCCTCTACGGCACGGTCGCCGCCGCGACTCCCGACACCACCGTCTCTTTGGCATCCCACACCGGGTCCCGGCGCTGA
- a CDS encoding PSD1 and planctomycete cytochrome C domain-containing protein, with amino-acid sequence MKPFNLVSLTICLLSAGLAAPLPEESSDLPPPAGKTVDFSRDVAPLLESRCYLCHGPQQQMKGLRLDRAEDALRGGESGAVIRPGDSSRSRLIQLVAGVIPDQVMPPGGKGLSSDEVGLLRAWIDQGARWPELDADAGPEKARTESSHWAFRSLIRPVPPAVKEASWVRNPVDRFVLAKLEAEGVGPSPEADKSTLIRRLSLDLTGLPPTLAEVDAFLDEVTDSAYENAVDRLLESSHFGEKWARHWLDLARYSDSDGYRQDDFRRHAWRYRHWVIQALNRDMPFDRFTVEQIAGDLLPDGGIEARVATGFHRNTPSNREGGTNMVQFRFEQVINRINTVGTVWLGLTVGCAQCHDHKYDPLSQKDYYRLFSFFNDAEEVNIDAPLPGEIGPYLREVASYRKKRAELLAEYRVPELQPAWEAKLMEAMANPGRWQNWDKAVGTVRVGDMHPVYGMGEKILRKDPSERSEKESKILTEHFVRYSSQVVPKKVYEEKLKFGELLKKLKELEAGFPALSQAQTIATEADGRSTHIHVRGEFNRMGDPVEPGVPGFLHPEVDDSSPPRKRLADWIVSPENPLTARVTVNRLWQELFGRGLVFTTENFGLQGEEPSHPQLLDWLASEFRENGWSMKDAIKTMVMSAAYRQSSAVRPELQSSDPDNVLLARQTRMRLPAELIRDSALAVSGLLNPSVGGKSVRPPQPGGKMQRRKWVASEGQDRYRRGLYIQYQRMFPYPFLANFDMPGGYDAVCRRGRSNSPLQALNLLNDEVFFEAAQALAVRILAEGPADPRERLEHAFRICLARPPAPDELEWMETAMRRQSEILEQEQELAQLTLPVEIPGIAPSEAASWVGASRILLNLDEFITRE; translated from the coding sequence TTGAAGCCTTTCAACCTCGTAAGCCTGACCATTTGCCTGTTGTCGGCCGGCTTGGCCGCACCGCTGCCGGAGGAGTCGTCCGACCTGCCGCCGCCGGCCGGGAAGACCGTCGATTTCTCGAGGGACGTGGCGCCGTTGCTGGAGAGCCGCTGCTACCTCTGTCACGGCCCGCAGCAGCAGATGAAGGGCCTGCGGCTCGACCGGGCCGAAGACGCGTTGCGGGGAGGAGAGTCGGGCGCCGTGATTCGGCCCGGGGACAGCTCTCGAAGCCGGCTCATCCAACTCGTCGCCGGTGTGATCCCGGATCAGGTCATGCCGCCTGGCGGGAAGGGGCTCTCTTCAGATGAGGTCGGGCTCCTGCGCGCCTGGATCGACCAGGGCGCCCGCTGGCCGGAGCTCGACGCGGACGCGGGTCCTGAAAAGGCGCGAACCGAGTCTTCGCACTGGGCTTTCCGGTCCCTCATCCGCCCCGTTCCGCCTGCGGTGAAGGAGGCGTCCTGGGTCCGGAACCCGGTGGATCGGTTCGTTCTGGCCAAATTGGAGGCCGAGGGGGTCGGGCCTTCTCCCGAAGCGGACAAGTCGACTCTCATCAGGCGTCTCAGCCTGGATCTGACCGGGCTCCCCCCCACGCTGGCCGAGGTGGATGCGTTTCTTGATGAGGTGACCGATAGCGCCTACGAGAATGCCGTGGACCGCCTTCTGGAGTCGTCCCACTTTGGGGAGAAGTGGGCCCGCCACTGGTTGGATCTGGCCCGGTATTCCGACAGCGACGGCTACCGCCAGGACGATTTCCGGCGCCACGCCTGGCGCTATCGGCACTGGGTCATCCAGGCCCTGAACCGGGATATGCCCTTCGATCGGTTCACCGTGGAGCAGATCGCCGGAGACCTGCTCCCGGACGGCGGAATCGAGGCCAGGGTGGCCACCGGGTTCCACCGCAATACCCCCAGCAACCGCGAGGGCGGGACCAACATGGTGCAGTTCCGCTTCGAGCAGGTGATCAACCGGATCAACACGGTGGGGACGGTCTGGCTGGGACTCACGGTGGGCTGCGCCCAGTGCCACGATCACAAGTACGATCCCTTGAGCCAGAAGGACTACTACCGGCTTTTCTCCTTCTTCAATGACGCGGAGGAGGTGAACATCGACGCTCCTTTGCCGGGGGAAATAGGGCCCTACTTGCGGGAGGTGGCCTCCTATCGGAAAAAGCGAGCCGAGTTGTTGGCCGAATACCGGGTGCCCGAACTCCAGCCGGCGTGGGAGGCCAAGCTGATGGAGGCCATGGCCAATCCGGGCCGGTGGCAGAACTGGGACAAGGCGGTGGGGACGGTCCGGGTCGGCGACATGCACCCCGTGTACGGGATGGGGGAGAAGATCCTCCGGAAGGACCCGTCGGAACGGAGTGAGAAGGAATCCAAGATCCTCACCGAGCATTTCGTCCGGTACTCCAGTCAAGTGGTGCCCAAGAAGGTCTACGAGGAAAAGCTCAAGTTTGGGGAGCTGCTGAAGAAGCTCAAAGAGTTGGAGGCCGGGTTCCCGGCTCTGAGCCAGGCACAGACCATCGCCACCGAGGCGGACGGCCGTTCCACCCATATTCACGTCCGTGGCGAGTTCAACCGCATGGGGGATCCCGTGGAGCCGGGCGTGCCCGGATTTCTGCACCCGGAGGTGGACGATTCGTCTCCTCCCAGGAAGCGTCTGGCCGATTGGATCGTCAGTCCAGAGAATCCCCTCACGGCGAGAGTGACGGTCAACCGCCTGTGGCAGGAGCTGTTCGGACGCGGCCTCGTCTTCACCACGGAGAATTTCGGGCTCCAGGGAGAAGAACCGTCTCATCCCCAACTTCTGGACTGGCTGGCCAGCGAATTCCGCGAGAACGGCTGGAGCATGAAGGACGCCATCAAGACCATGGTGATGTCCGCCGCCTATCGTCAATCCTCTGCGGTCCGGCCGGAACTGCAGTCCAGCGACCCGGACAACGTCCTGCTGGCTCGGCAGACGCGGATGCGGTTGCCGGCGGAGTTGATCCGCGATTCGGCATTGGCGGTGAGCGGGCTGTTGAATCCCTCCGTTGGGGGGAAGAGCGTTCGACCTCCCCAACCCGGGGGAAAAATGCAACGGAGAAAGTGGGTGGCGAGCGAGGGTCAGGACCGGTATCGCCGCGGTCTCTACATCCAGTACCAACGCATGTTCCCGTACCCCTTTCTGGCCAATTTCGACATGCCGGGCGGTTATGATGCCGTTTGCCGCCGGGGCCGGTCCAACTCTCCTCTGCAGGCTCTGAATCTGCTCAACGACGAGGTTTTCTTCGAAGCCGCCCAGGCGCTGGCGGTCCGGATTCTCGCGGAAGGACCCGCCGACCCCCGGGAACGCCTTGAGCACGCTTTCCGGATCTGTCTCGCCCGGCCGCCGGCGCCTGACGAACTGGAGTGGATGGAGACGGCCATGCGCCGCCAATCGGAGATTCTGGAGCAGGAACAGGAATTGGCGCAGTTGACCCTTCCCGTGGAGATTCCCGGAATCGCTCCGTCGGAGGCGGCCTCCTGGGTCGGCGCCAGCCGGATCCTCTTGAACCTGGACGAGTTCATCACGCGGGAGTAG
- a CDS encoding type II toxin-antitoxin system prevent-host-death family antitoxin yields MHEVLNAKQLREKLKEVVERVRHGDKFTVLYRSRPAFDIVPVGTPSVESVPLESDSLYRAAPVGSSGSGDAAVKHDDLLYR; encoded by the coding sequence ATGCATGAGGTTCTAAACGCCAAGCAGCTCCGGGAGAAATTGAAGGAGGTCGTCGAGAGGGTGAGACATGGGGACAAGTTTACCGTTCTGTACCGGAGCCGCCCGGCATTCGATATCGTCCCGGTAGGCACTCCCTCTGTCGAAAGCGTGCCCTTGGAATCGGATTCCCTTTACCGGGCCGCGCCCGTCGGATCTTCGGGCTCGGGAGACGCCGCCGTGAAGCACGACGACTTGTTGTATCGATGA
- a CDS encoding type II toxin-antitoxin system RelE/ParE family toxin: MFEIRQTEAYARWFERLSDRRARARIDARIRRLSLGNPGDVRPVGKGVSELRVHYGPGYRVYFVRRERTVVILLAGGEKTTQERDIRKAYALAHQL; the protein is encoded by the coding sequence GTGTTCGAGATTCGACAAACCGAAGCCTACGCTCGATGGTTTGAGAGGCTATCGGATCGGCGGGCTCGAGCTCGCATCGACGCCCGAATCAGGCGGCTTTCGCTGGGAAATCCCGGCGACGTGAGGCCAGTTGGGAAGGGTGTTTCGGAACTGCGAGTTCACTACGGCCCAGGTTACCGCGTGTATTTTGTACGGCGGGAACGGACAGTGGTGATCCTGCTGGCAGGCGGCGAAAAGACGACCCAGGAACGAGATATAAGGAAGGCGTACGCCTTGGCGCATCAACTATAG